In one Watersipora subatra chromosome 6, tzWatSuba1.1, whole genome shotgun sequence genomic region, the following are encoded:
- the LOC137398687 gene encoding prostaglandin E synthase-like, producing the protein MTSKATNQFQLLEQVEQSVMDTYFICAALLSLKVLLSIITVTRVRMSHKAAPNPEDAEVMKMKYDNEHEEVARCNRIVANDLENIVPFYFIGMVFCLVGSPEFNQFYAKAIFITFSLSRLLFTFAYYFKLQPFRSIFWMVSFLCNALLLGHVLYLIFPTITRYL; encoded by the exons ATGACTAGTAAAGCAACC AATCAATTTCAACTACTTGAGCAAGTCGAGCAGAGTGTTATGGACACGTACTTTATATGCGCAGCTCTTTTGTCTCTAAAAGTCTTGTTGAGTATTATCACAGTGACGAGGGTTCGGATGAGTCACAAG gCTGCCCCTAACCCTGAAGATGCTGAGGTGATGAAAATGAAATATGATAATGAGCATGAGGAGGTGGCTCGCTGTAACAG AATTGTCGCTAACGATTTGGAGAATATTGTACCATTCTACTTCATCGGCATGGTGTTCTGTCTGGTTGGCTCTCCAGAGTTTAATCAATTCTATGCTAAGGCCATCTTTATAACTTTCTCTCTCAGTCGTCTTCTCTTCACGTTCGCCTACTACTTCAAACTGCAG CCGTTCCGTAGCATTTTTTGGATGGTATCCTTCCTCTGCAATGCCCTCCTTCTAGGACATGTGCTCTACCTTATCTTCCCAACAATTACAAGATATCTGTAA